A genomic window from Polaribacter gangjinensis includes:
- a CDS encoding UDP-N-acetylmuramate--L-alanine ligase, which translates to MNIHFIAIGGSAMHNLAIALHQKGEKVSGSDDTIHEPSKSRLEKYGLLPESFGWFPEKINKTIDVVILGMHAKKDNPELVKAEELGLKIYSYPEFLFEQSKNKTRVVIGGSHGKTTITSMILHVMNYHEKAVDYMVGAQLEGFETMVHLTEENEFMVLEGDEYLSSPIDRRPKFHLYKPNIALLSGIAWDHINVFPTFENYKEQFKIFTDSMINGGSMVYNIEDEHVKDVVESSENHIKKYPYKTPNHFIENGITYLETAEGALPLEIFGNHNLQNLAGAKWICQHMGIDEDDFYEAIASFKGASKRLEKIASNKNTVIFKDFAHSPSKVAATTKAVKEQFKDWTLLACLELHTYSSLNAEFLAEYQSALDSADKAVVFYSPDAVKIKQLEAVTHEQIANAFQREDLIIYTNPKEFSDFLFDQNLAKTALLLMSSGNYGGLDFEKLKGCN; encoded by the coding sequence ATGAACATTCATTTTATTGCAATTGGTGGAAGTGCCATGCACAATTTGGCAATTGCTTTACATCAAAAAGGAGAAAAAGTTTCAGGAAGTGATGATACCATTCACGAACCTTCAAAATCAAGATTGGAAAAATATGGTTTGTTGCCTGAAAGTTTTGGTTGGTTTCCTGAAAAAATCAACAAGACTATTGATGTGGTTATTTTGGGAATGCATGCTAAAAAAGACAATCCAGAATTGGTAAAAGCGGAAGAGTTAGGGTTGAAAATTTATTCATATCCTGAGTTTTTATTCGAGCAATCTAAAAATAAAACTCGTGTGGTTATTGGAGGTTCACATGGAAAGACAACCATAACTTCTATGATTTTACATGTAATGAATTATCATGAAAAAGCTGTTGATTATATGGTTGGCGCACAATTAGAAGGTTTTGAAACGATGGTGCATCTTACAGAAGAAAACGAATTTATGGTCTTAGAAGGTGATGAATATTTGAGTTCGCCCATTGATAGACGCCCAAAATTTCACTTATACAAACCCAATATTGCGCTTTTGAGTGGTATTGCTTGGGATCATATCAACGTTTTTCCAACATTCGAAAACTACAAAGAACAATTTAAAATCTTCACTGATTCCATGATTAATGGTGGAAGTATGGTGTATAATATCGAGGATGAACATGTGAAAGATGTTGTGGAATCGTCTGAAAATCACATCAAAAAATATCCTTATAAAACGCCCAATCATTTTATAGAAAATGGAATTACTTATTTAGAAACCGCTGAAGGTGCTTTGCCCTTAGAAATTTTTGGCAATCACAACCTACAGAATTTAGCTGGTGCAAAATGGATTTGTCAACATATGGGAATTGACGAGGATGATTTTTATGAGGCGATTGCTAGTTTTAAAGGTGCAAGCAAACGTTTAGAAAAAATTGCAAGCAACAAAAACACTGTTATTTTTAAAGATTTTGCTCACAGTCCAAGTAAAGTAGCAGCAACTACAAAAGCGGTGAAAGAACAATTTAAAGATTGGACATTGTTAGCATGTTTAGAGCTGCATACCTATTCTAGTTTGAATGCCGAATTTTTAGCAGAATATCAAAGTGCTTTGGATTCAGCAGATAAAGCAGTTGTTTTTTATTCGCCAGATGCAGTTAAAATAAAACAATTAGAAGCCGTAACTCATGAGCAAATCGCGAATGCTTTTCAACGAGAAGATTTGATTATTTATACAAATCCTAAAGAATTTAGTGATTTTTTATTTGATCAAAATTTAGCAAAAACAG
- a CDS encoding DUF4136 domain-containing protein: MKYLLIVFGFFLMSCSSAKVITDFDDKTDFEKFKTYGFYENVGKDLNDLDIKRILKIIDTTLQQKGLTFSETPDFFIDFNIEKSAEVARNTVAVGFGNAGPNSIFGVSGGIPIGSKKIREVLTIEFLTPIKEELFWKASLESTVKEKRLPQEKEVYFQLIVPKVLSKYPPK; the protein is encoded by the coding sequence ATGAAATATCTTTTAATCGTTTTTGGATTTTTTTTGATGAGTTGTTCATCTGCAAAAGTGATTACAGATTTTGATGATAAAACTGATTTTGAAAAGTTCAAAACTTACGGATTTTATGAAAATGTTGGTAAAGATTTAAATGATTTGGATATTAAAAGGATACTTAAAATTATTGATACAACATTGCAACAAAAAGGATTGACATTTAGTGAAACACCCGACTTTTTTATTGATTTCAATATCGAAAAATCAGCTGAAGTTGCCAGAAATACAGTCGCTGTTGGATTCGGAAATGCAGGTCCTAATAGTATTTTTGGAGTTTCTGGAGGAATCCCAATTGGATCAAAGAAAATAAGAGAAGTTTTAACAATTGAATTTTTAACACCTATCAAAGAAGAACTTTTTTGGAAAGCATCTTTAGAAAGTACCGTAAAAGAAAAACGATTACCACAAGAAAAAGAGGTTTATTTTCAATTAATCGTTCCAAAAGTATTGAGTAAGTATCCACCAAAATAA
- a CDS encoding M20/M25/M40 family metallo-hydrolase, whose amino-acid sequence MKKLNFLLGFIILISSIETSVLAQTKNINKTNNTFFIDSTLVKKHLYMLASDKMEGRKTGTPGIEKAAQYIENEFSNLGLKTFDGLDSYRQTFTFTNRRTKEEITSANIIGVLEGKSKKDEYVIISAHYDHLGIIKKDGQLDSIYNGANDDASGVTAVLALAKYFKEQNSNERTIVFVAFTAEEMGLIGSTHFGKGIDASKFVAGINLEMIGKTPSFGPNTAWLTGFDRSDFGKIIQKNLVGTGYQLFPDPYAKFNLFFRSDNASLARLGVPSHTFSTTPIDVDKEYHQASDEAETLNMTVITQTIQAVAKGTESIIKGIDTPSRVIIEEKK is encoded by the coding sequence ATGAAAAAATTAAACTTCCTTTTAGGATTCATTATCTTAATTTCCTCAATAGAAACAAGTGTTTTAGCGCAAACTAAAAATATCAACAAGACAAATAACACTTTTTTTATCGATTCAACTTTGGTAAAAAAGCATCTATACATGTTGGCTTCTGATAAAATGGAAGGAAGAAAAACAGGAACTCCAGGAATTGAAAAAGCAGCGCAATACATTGAAAATGAATTTTCTAATTTGGGTTTAAAAACATTTGATGGATTAGATTCTTACAGGCAAACCTTCACTTTTACCAACAGAAGAACCAAAGAAGAAATTACAAGTGCTAATATTATAGGTGTTTTAGAGGGGAAATCAAAAAAAGATGAATATGTGATAATTTCTGCTCATTATGACCATTTAGGAATCATTAAAAAAGACGGACAGTTAGATAGTATTTATAATGGTGCAAACGATGATGCATCAGGAGTTACTGCAGTTTTGGCTTTGGCAAAATATTTTAAAGAACAAAATTCCAATGAAAGAACCATTGTTTTTGTGGCTTTCACAGCAGAAGAAATGGGATTGATTGGGTCAACTCATTTCGGAAAAGGTATTGATGCAAGTAAATTCGTAGCCGGAATCAATTTAGAAATGATTGGAAAAACGCCAAGTTTTGGACCAAATACAGCTTGGTTAACTGGATTTGACCGTTCTGATTTTGGGAAAATCATACAGAAAAATTTAGTAGGTACAGGATACCAATTATTTCCTGATCCCTATGCTAAATTCAATTTATTTTTTAGATCTGATAACGCTTCTTTAGCAAGATTGGGCGTTCCATCACACACATTTTCAACGACACCAATTGATGTTGACAAAGAATATCACCAAGCTTCTGATGAAGCTGAAACTTTGAACATGACTGTAATTACACAAACAATTCAGGCAGTTGCAAAAGGTACTGAAAGTATAATCAAAGGAATTGATACACCATCAAGAGTAATTATTGAGGAAAAAAAGTAA
- the kdsA gene encoding 3-deoxy-8-phosphooctulonate synthase, giving the protein MILIEIPQIKHTNANNFFLLSGPCAIEGEEMALRIAEKVVAITDKLQIPYIFKGSFKKANRSRIDSFSGIGDEKALKILRKVSETFHVPTVTDIHETSDAEKAAEYVDVLQIPAFLVRQTDLVVAAAKTGKVVNLKKGQFMSPASMKHAVQKVKDAGNEKAWITDRGTMFGYQDMIVDFRGIPEMRQFAPTILDVTHSLQQPNQTTGVTGGRPDMIETIARAGIVNNVDGLFIETHFDPANAKSDGANMLHLNNLEQLLSNLVAIRKTINQFNS; this is encoded by the coding sequence ATGATTTTAATAGAAATTCCACAAATTAAACATACAAACGCAAATAACTTTTTTTTACTTTCTGGACCTTGTGCTATTGAAGGCGAAGAAATGGCATTAAGAATTGCTGAAAAAGTAGTTGCAATTACCGATAAATTACAAATTCCTTACATTTTTAAAGGCAGTTTTAAAAAAGCAAACAGAAGCAGAATTGATAGTTTTTCAGGAATTGGCGATGAAAAGGCCTTAAAAATTTTGAGAAAAGTTTCAGAAACTTTTCATGTGCCAACTGTTACAGATATTCACGAAACTTCGGATGCTGAAAAAGCTGCAGAATATGTAGATGTTTTGCAAATTCCTGCGTTTTTAGTGCGTCAAACAGATTTAGTGGTTGCTGCTGCAAAAACTGGAAAAGTGGTAAATTTGAAAAAAGGCCAATTTATGAGTCCTGCTTCTATGAAACATGCCGTTCAAAAAGTAAAAGATGCTGGAAATGAAAAAGCATGGATTACAGACAGAGGCACTATGTTTGGTTATCAAGATATGATTGTTGATTTTCGTGGAATTCCTGAAATGAGACAATTTGCGCCAACAATTTTAGATGTAACACATTCTTTACAACAACCCAATCAAACAACTGGAGTTACAGGTGGAAGACCAGATATGATTGAAACCATTGCCAGAGCTGGAATTGTGAATAATGTTGACGGATTATTTATTGAAACTCATTTTGATCCTGCAAATGCAAAAAGCGATGGTGCTAATATGTTGCATTTAAATAATTTAGAACAATTATTATCGAATTTGGTGGCAATTCGAAAAACAATCAATCAGTTTAATTCATAA
- a CDS encoding DUF3820 family protein: protein MEQNKQFLIDLATAKMPFGKYKNQYLIDLPEFYIVWFKNQGFPKGKLGNQLALIYELKLNGLEDLVKGIRNKN from the coding sequence ATGGAGCAAAACAAACAATTTCTTATAGATTTAGCAACTGCTAAAATGCCTTTTGGGAAATATAAAAATCAGTATTTGATTGATTTGCCTGAATTTTATATAGTTTGGTTTAAAAATCAAGGTTTTCCAAAAGGAAAACTGGGGAATCAGTTGGCATTGATTTATGAGCTAAAACTGAATGGTTTAGAGGATTTAGTGAAAGGAATTAGAAATAAAAACTAA
- a CDS encoding TlpA family protein disulfide reductase, which yields MKSKIISIFILTFLISNCKKENLSLENNLRNLIFNFSENTSISYSLDYKMKYFDYPDTINTKSSEIIIREKSDSLFGGYIWHHRKDSTTDYIKYYDLTSFYIIDNKTKKVTRFNPKEPIPYGFTGNFDGDLLNTYFLKYNGLYKFIEDSIYNAKISKNKESLSLKVFHPDEVDVKNKWKEIYFDDTKNAINKIVFRAELDSLYQYNEWNLSAIKFNNYTAKDLADKFVLLTKNYEFTEYQSPSKEENLPLLKGQKVTNFKGEFLNKNNFVLSDFYDNIIILDFWYKNCPPCIKSIPQLNNIYKKYKSKNIKLFGINDVDVDSISRENLLPFIKNMKIMYPTIIVNQTVSNNFKVKGYPTFYIINKKGEVQYSKLGYSEFLEKEVDSVLKQLLK from the coding sequence ATGAAATCTAAAATTATATCAATTTTCATTCTAACTTTTTTAATATCAAATTGTAAAAAAGAAAATTTATCATTAGAAAATAATCTTAGAAATTTGATTTTTAATTTTAGTGAGAATACCTCTATTAGTTATAGTTTAGATTATAAAATGAAGTATTTTGATTATCCTGATACAATTAATACAAAATCAAGTGAAATTATAATAAGGGAAAAATCAGATTCACTTTTTGGGGGTTATATTTGGCATCATAGAAAAGATAGTACAACTGATTATATAAAATATTACGATTTAACATCTTTTTATATCATTGATAATAAAACAAAAAAAGTAACACGTTTTAATCCTAAAGAACCAATTCCCTATGGTTTTACTGGTAATTTTGATGGTGATTTATTAAATACTTATTTTCTTAAATATAATGGTCTTTATAAATTTATTGAAGATTCTATTTACAATGCTAAAATTTCTAAAAATAAAGAATCACTTTCATTAAAAGTTTTTCATCCTGATGAAGTTGATGTGAAGAATAAATGGAAAGAAATATATTTTGATGATACAAAAAATGCAATCAATAAAATAGTTTTTAGGGCAGAATTGGATAGTTTATATCAATATAATGAGTGGAATTTGAGCGCGATAAAATTTAATAATTACACTGCTAAAGATTTAGCAGATAAGTTTGTTTTATTAACTAAAAACTATGAGTTTACAGAATATCAATCACCTTCCAAAGAAGAGAATCTCCCATTATTAAAAGGACAAAAAGTAACGAATTTTAAAGGAGAATTTTTAAATAAAAATAATTTTGTACTTAGTGATTTTTATGATAACATAATTATTCTTGATTTTTGGTATAAAAACTGCCCACCATGTATAAAGTCAATTCCTCAATTAAATAACATTTACAAAAAATATAAATCTAAAAACATCAAATTATTTGGAATAAATGATGTTGATGTTGATTCGATTTCTAGAGAAAATTTGTTGCCCTTTATTAAAAATATGAAAATTATGTATCCAACTATTATAGTAAATCAGACAGTTTCAAATAATTTTAAAGTTAAAGGTTATCCAACATTTTACATAATCAATAAAAAAGGAGAAGTTCAATATTCTAAATTAGGTTATTCAGAATTTCTAGAAAAAGAAGTAGATAGTGTTTTAAAACAACTTTTAAAGTAA
- a CDS encoding NAD(P)-dependent oxidoreductase, which translates to MKFGIIRERKNPPDKRVVFSPEKLQELIGKYPSAKFVVETSDIRVFSDLAYKNAGFEVVSDVSDCDILLGVKEVPVDALIPNKKYFFFSHTIKKQPYNRKLLQAILAKNIELYDHETIVKENGARLIGFGRYAGIVGAYNGFRAIGFKLNLFQLPKAATLENQQALIAELQKINIPNLKILLTGNGKVAYGAKEMLDAMHIKQVSVEEYLHQNFSEPVFCFVDVLDYNKRKDGKIFDNADFYNHPEAYQANFLRFAKVTDFFIAGHFYGNGAPVFFTKEDAKNPEFKIRFIADISCDINGPIPTTIRASTIENPFYGYHPEKETEVDFLDENAIVVMAVDNLPCELPKDASEGFGEMFLENVIPAFFDGDKNGILSRAKITENGKLTERFSYLQNYVDSME; encoded by the coding sequence ATGAAATTTGGCATTATCAGAGAACGTAAAAATCCACCAGATAAAAGAGTAGTGTTTTCACCTGAAAAATTACAAGAATTGATTGGAAAATATCCGTCAGCAAAATTTGTAGTTGAAACTTCTGATATTCGTGTTTTTTCTGATTTAGCCTACAAAAATGCTGGATTTGAAGTGGTTTCAGACGTGTCAGATTGTGATATTTTATTGGGTGTAAAAGAGGTTCCAGTTGATGCTTTAATTCCCAATAAAAAATATTTTTTCTTTAGTCATACCATCAAAAAACAACCTTATAATCGCAAATTATTACAAGCCATTTTAGCTAAAAATATTGAATTGTATGACCATGAAACAATTGTCAAAGAAAATGGTGCACGTTTAATAGGTTTTGGACGTTATGCAGGAATTGTAGGTGCTTATAATGGATTTAGAGCTATTGGTTTTAAATTGAATTTATTTCAGTTGCCAAAAGCAGCGACGTTGGAAAATCAACAAGCGTTAATTGCTGAATTACAGAAAATCAACATACCAAATCTTAAAATATTGTTGACAGGAAATGGTAAAGTCGCTTATGGAGCGAAAGAAATGTTGGATGCTATGCATATTAAACAAGTTTCTGTTGAAGAATATTTACATCAAAACTTTAGTGAACCTGTTTTTTGTTTTGTAGATGTGTTGGATTATAACAAACGAAAGGATGGAAAAATCTTTGACAATGCTGATTTTTACAATCATCCTGAAGCTTATCAAGCTAATTTTTTACGATTTGCCAAAGTAACCGACTTTTTTATTGCAGGACATTTTTATGGAAATGGAGCACCTGTATTTTTTACCAAAGAAGATGCTAAAAATCCTGAGTTCAAAATCCGTTTTATAGCTGATATTTCTTGTGATATCAATGGTCCAATTCCAACTACAATTCGTGCATCTACCATAGAGAATCCTTTTTATGGATATCATCCTGAAAAAGAAACTGAAGTTGATTTTCTTGATGAAAATGCGATTGTTGTGATGGCTGTTGATAATTTACCCTGTGAATTGCCTAAAGATGCTAGCGAAGGTTTTGGAGAAATGTTTCTTGAAAATGTCATTCCAGCTTTTTTTGATGGAGACAAAAACGGAATTTTAAGCCGTGCAAAAATCACTGAAAATGGAAAATTAACGGAACGATTTTCTTATCTACAGAATTATGTTGATAGTATGGAATAA
- a CDS encoding glycosyltransferase, whose protein sequence is MFILTSILIEPKISIIIPVLNNLSGLQKSIKSIQIQTFTDFEVWIIDGKSSQETQHYLQNLKPPFHFLSENDTGIYDAMNKGISLSKGEWIYFLGAGDCFENAQILKEVSTFFSSDIKIVFGNVRYKNQQFKSSFSRLLWIKNSMHHQGIFYQKLVFEKHRFTTKYKILSDYELNLKLLIDKVTSKRILKTIAFCEDFGVSKKYDWSLYEEEIAIKSDLTTVAFYPLFLILGLFKFLFKKI, encoded by the coding sequence ATATTTATTTTAACTAGCATACTTATCGAACCAAAAATTTCCATAATAATTCCTGTTTTAAACAATCTTTCTGGATTGCAAAAAAGTATTAAAAGTATTCAAATACAGACATTTACAGATTTTGAAGTTTGGATTATTGACGGAAAATCCTCCCAAGAAACACAGCATTATTTACAAAATTTAAAACCTCCATTTCATTTTTTATCCGAAAATGATACAGGAATTTATGATGCTATGAACAAAGGAATTTCACTTTCTAAGGGTGAATGGATTTATTTTTTAGGTGCTGGAGACTGCTTTGAAAATGCGCAAATTTTAAAGGAAGTTTCAACTTTTTTTTCATCAGATATTAAAATCGTTTTCGGAAATGTTCGTTATAAAAATCAGCAATTCAAATCTTCATTTTCAAGATTACTTTGGATAAAAAATTCGATGCATCATCAAGGAATATTTTATCAAAAATTAGTATTTGAAAAACATCGATTTACAACAAAATATAAAATTTTAAGTGATTACGAATTGAATTTAAAATTGCTTATTGACAAAGTAACCTCAAAAAGAATACTAAAAACTATTGCTTTTTGTGAAGATTTTGGTGTTTCAAAAAAATACGATTGGTCATTATATGAAGAAGAAATCGCAATAAAATCAGATTTGACTACTGTTGCATTTTATCCTTTATTTTTAATTTTAGGGTTATTTAAGTTTTTATTTAAAAAAATATAA
- a CDS encoding glycosyltransferase yields MKKKLFVAVTNDISTDYRVHKVCSYLLQKGYQIEVYGRVLPNTIFVKRDYEIVRKKHFFNHNFLFYAEFNIRLFFYLLIKKYDCILANDLDTLPACFFISKFKKTPLVFDSHELFSEGPELQGRKFVQSFWRKLEDFFLPRIKKSYTVSQSIADFYHKKYQNNMGVIRNIPLKNQAYISEEVSFPTLQRTILYQGVLNPGRGIKPMIEALQYLENLDLIIIGYGKVEAELKQFVKDKKMENRVFFLGRISREKLLNYTQKATLGMVLEEPLGLSFQYSLPNKLFDYIHAQIPIIAGNLIEISSIINEYKVGVIVENYTPKAIATAIQDLLNDENKMLAIKQNQLKASEVLCWEKEQQKLDIYFN; encoded by the coding sequence TTGAAAAAAAAACTCTTTGTTGCAGTTACAAATGATATCTCTACAGATTATCGAGTGCACAAAGTTTGTTCATATTTGCTCCAAAAAGGCTATCAAATTGAGGTTTATGGAAGAGTTTTACCCAATACTATTTTTGTAAAAAGAGATTACGAAATTGTCCGTAAAAAGCATTTTTTTAATCACAATTTTCTGTTTTATGCAGAGTTTAATATCCGCCTTTTTTTCTATTTACTTATTAAAAAGTACGATTGTATTTTAGCAAATGATTTGGATACGTTGCCAGCTTGTTTTTTTATTAGTAAGTTTAAAAAAACGCCATTAGTCTTTGATAGTCACGAATTATTTTCAGAAGGTCCTGAATTGCAAGGAAGAAAATTTGTACAAAGTTTTTGGCGAAAATTAGAAGATTTTTTTCTTCCAAGAATCAAAAAATCCTATACAGTTAGTCAATCAATTGCGGATTTTTACCATAAAAAATATCAAAATAATATGGGAGTAATCAGAAATATTCCATTAAAAAATCAAGCATATATTTCTGAAGAAGTTTCTTTTCCAACACTACAAAGAACTATTTTATATCAAGGAGTTTTAAATCCAGGTAGAGGTATAAAACCGATGATTGAAGCCTTACAATACTTAGAAAATTTAGATTTGATTATCATTGGTTATGGCAAAGTTGAAGCCGAATTGAAACAATTTGTAAAGGATAAAAAAATGGAAAATCGAGTTTTTTTCTTGGGTAGAATTTCGAGAGAAAAATTACTAAATTACACTCAAAAAGCAACTTTAGGAATGGTTTTAGAAGAGCCTTTAGGATTGAGTTTTCAATATTCATTACCCAATAAATTGTTTGATTATATTCATGCTCAAATTCCAATTATTGCTGGAAATTTGATAGAAATTTCAAGCATTATAAATGAATATAAAGTTGGAGTTATTGTAGAAAATTATACTCCAAAAGCAATTGCAACTGCGATACAAGATTTATTGAATGATGAAAATAAAATGTTAGCAATTAAACAAAACCAGCTAAAGGCATCTGAGGTTTTGTGTTGGGAAAAAGAACAGCAAAAATTAGATATTTATTTTAACTAG
- a CDS encoding cell division ATP-binding protein FtsE — MENTVLHLENANIYQGDSLVLSNVNLTINKGDFFYMIGKTGSGKSSLMKTLYADIPLLDGKGTVVGFDLEKLKDKNIPYLRRKIGIVFQGFKLLTDRTVFANLEFVLKATGWKNKEDIHKKIDEVLEKVGMQSKASKKAYELSGGEQQRVAIARALLNDPELILADEPTGNLDPKTSLEVMELLNKIHQSGKTILMATHDYQLIVKYKHKTLKVEAGEVFEVVQQLAN, encoded by the coding sequence ATGGAAAATACTGTTTTGCATCTAGAAAATGCAAATATTTATCAAGGAGATTCACTCGTTTTGTCGAACGTAAATTTAACCATCAATAAAGGTGATTTTTTTTACATGATAGGAAAAACTGGAAGTGGAAAAAGCAGTTTGATGAAAACTTTATATGCAGATATTCCTTTACTGGATGGAAAAGGAACTGTTGTTGGTTTTGATTTGGAAAAATTAAAAGATAAAAATATTCCGTATTTAAGAAGAAAAATCGGCATCGTTTTTCAAGGTTTTAAACTACTAACAGATAGAACTGTTTTTGCCAATTTGGAGTTTGTTTTAAAAGCTACAGGTTGGAAAAATAAAGAAGACATCCATAAAAAAATCGATGAAGTTTTAGAAAAAGTAGGAATGCAATCAAAAGCATCCAAAAAAGCCTACGAACTCTCGGGAGGTGAACAGCAAAGAGTTGCCATTGCAAGAGCTTTATTGAATGATCCAGAGTTGATTTTGGCAGATGAACCAACAGGAAATTTAGACCCTAAAACATCTCTAGAGGTTATGGAATTATTGAATAAAATTCATCAAAGTGGTAAAACCATTTTAATGGCTACTCATGATTATCAATTGATTGTAAAATACAAACACAAAACGTTGAAAGTGGAAGCAGGAGAGGTGTTTGAGGTGGTGCAACAACTTGCAAACTAG